One window from the genome of Novipirellula caenicola encodes:
- a CDS encoding VCBS repeat-containing protein yields the protein MNAMLKHCTLLIAILLCGAAGADEPWQQYAGKAGPDGWRCHVIQPDPADHGPDGINFHDWDGDGDVDVFVNYEEGKFSRLYFNPGAEECRERWTDWIEFKHGQCEDSSIGDLDNDGDIDYVANGGWVYFNPGQASVRDTSSWLKMTLFNHEQRVPLVIDVDRDGLNDLVVGAQTWFKQPAEGKHDAKNWSKQSLGSVKWPMNCIPHDMDGDGFADLIVPDRRREIFWYRHPGLDRIAQPWPRKTLHPHKSMFIAIGDINGDDQADIAIAGGEEGSPQWSHKLTVLLRTNQTGDPTYHEIILDQPCGNFPKGVAIVDLTGGSKTKQIVITPKQGDLWTANYEGDPMIKGNWMTQALVTPGAKTRKKMDNVYVADIDGDGDQDIATTEENGGWGVIWFENPSVANDQLSAAYPSILLR from the coding sequence ATGAACGCCATGTTGAAACACTGCACACTCTTGATTGCGATCCTGCTGTGCGGCGCCGCGGGGGCCGACGAGCCCTGGCAGCAGTACGCAGGTAAGGCTGGTCCAGATGGGTGGCGCTGCCATGTGATCCAGCCCGATCCGGCCGACCATGGACCCGATGGAATCAATTTCCATGATTGGGATGGAGACGGCGATGTCGACGTATTCGTCAATTACGAAGAAGGGAAGTTCAGCCGACTTTACTTTAATCCCGGTGCCGAGGAGTGTCGTGAACGTTGGACTGATTGGATCGAGTTCAAGCATGGGCAGTGCGAAGATTCATCGATCGGCGATTTGGATAACGACGGAGACATCGACTATGTCGCCAATGGGGGCTGGGTGTACTTCAATCCTGGACAAGCCTCGGTTCGCGATACATCATCCTGGCTGAAGATGACTCTGTTCAATCACGAACAACGCGTCCCGTTGGTGATCGACGTTGATCGCGATGGACTCAATGATCTCGTGGTCGGCGCGCAAACGTGGTTCAAGCAACCAGCCGAGGGCAAGCACGATGCGAAGAACTGGAGCAAACAGTCGCTCGGAAGTGTAAAGTGGCCGATGAACTGCATCCCGCACGACATGGACGGCGACGGATTTGCCGACTTAATCGTCCCCGACCGGCGACGCGAGATCTTTTGGTACCGTCATCCTGGACTAGACAGGATCGCACAACCGTGGCCGCGAAAGACACTCCATCCTCATAAGTCGATGTTCATTGCGATCGGGGATATCAACGGTGACGACCAAGCCGATATTGCAATCGCCGGTGGCGAAGAGGGTTCCCCACAATGGTCACACAAGCTGACCGTGTTGCTACGCACCAACCAAACCGGAGACCCGACCTACCATGAGATCATTTTGGATCAACCATGTGGCAATTTCCCAAAGGGAGTCGCGATCGTCGATCTTACTGGGGGCTCGAAAACAAAACAGATTGTGATCACGCCAAAACAAGGCGACCTTTGGACTGCGAATTATGAAGGGGACCCGATGATCAAAGGCAACTGGATGACGCAAGCGTTAGTGACGCCCGGTGCAAAGACACGAAAGAAGATGGACAACGTTTATGTCGCAGACATCGATGGCGACGGAGACCAGGATATTGCAACGACCGAAGAGAACGGTGGTTGGGGAGTCATTTGGTTTGAGAACCCATCGGTTGCTAACGATCAATTGTCCGCTGCCTACCCGTCAATTCTGCTCCGCTGA
- a CDS encoding endo-1,4-beta-xylanase, producing the protein MQIIIAVALLGLITGDAVAVQPSVLDPPAGGQSVLTFSQDEEYVFASQTVKADAKWIEIHDQPFEDVFRIESDTRFSDRANMQLDIPLTHPVRKGDVVLVSYWIRRPNASGQPNHVYLSIGNSSGEPKYKNKLSAYRDWEQHVRSFVAPRPMNPGVDRVRFDLGEAGTIIEIADLRLIDYGPDRDIATLPKSTIMYQGREQNAAWRTSALERIDRIRKGELAIEVVDANGNPVPGVRVRAAMQKHAFGFGNAVNSEVLGAPKSDFPINPKKQIIVDWEEAQKYREVVKKYFDRVTFESELRPHVWKGLNGKSVEARRKHDIFFNKTLPWLIENNINVRGHYVAWAPMDFNAIEKEFVGDPKAHREWLWTHMKDVLPATSEFVTEWDTINHIIGWGKHTYEKEYGGPEIYAEIMAEARRLAPNATHAINEGKILPDGYKREPYKHIIRFLNEQGQPADIVGFMAHFDSTTLTPPEELLQVYDEFAEIAPRLQLSEFDVDAGDDEQLQADYFRDVMIATFSHPNFEAIVQWGFWEKMHWKPAAALWRADWTIKPAGEVFVDLVANQWWTDEVSQTDNDGKSQLRGFLGDYEITVEKDGVTKKVNATLTADGTAVQVHLPSPSKP; encoded by the coding sequence ATGCAGATCATCATTGCAGTCGCACTGCTAGGATTGATCACCGGCGATGCCGTCGCGGTTCAACCATCGGTTCTTGATCCTCCCGCGGGTGGTCAAAGCGTGCTCACGTTTTCGCAAGACGAGGAATATGTGTTCGCGTCGCAGACGGTCAAAGCCGATGCCAAGTGGATCGAGATTCATGACCAACCATTCGAGGACGTGTTTCGCATCGAATCGGACACGCGTTTCAGTGATCGGGCCAACATGCAACTTGACATTCCACTAACCCATCCCGTTCGCAAAGGAGACGTTGTTCTCGTTTCCTACTGGATCCGGCGTCCCAATGCGAGTGGACAGCCGAACCATGTTTACTTGTCGATTGGAAACTCGTCTGGTGAACCTAAATACAAAAACAAATTGTCTGCATATCGCGATTGGGAACAACACGTACGTTCATTTGTGGCACCGCGTCCCATGAATCCCGGTGTCGATCGCGTTCGGTTTGACCTGGGCGAGGCTGGCACGATCATTGAGATTGCCGATCTTCGTCTGATCGACTACGGCCCCGATCGCGACATCGCGACGCTGCCGAAGTCCACGATCATGTATCAGGGTCGCGAACAGAATGCCGCGTGGCGAACGTCGGCTTTGGAACGCATCGATCGCATCCGCAAAGGTGAGCTTGCGATCGAAGTGGTCGACGCGAATGGAAATCCTGTTCCCGGCGTACGGGTTCGAGCTGCGATGCAAAAGCATGCGTTCGGGTTTGGCAACGCCGTCAATTCCGAAGTGCTCGGTGCCCCCAAAAGTGACTTTCCGATCAATCCGAAGAAACAAATCATTGTTGATTGGGAAGAAGCACAAAAGTACCGCGAGGTCGTCAAGAAGTACTTTGATCGCGTCACCTTTGAATCCGAGCTCCGACCCCACGTATGGAAGGGACTCAACGGCAAAAGCGTCGAGGCACGCCGAAAGCATGACATTTTTTTCAATAAGACACTGCCTTGGTTGATCGAAAACAACATCAACGTGCGAGGGCACTATGTCGCCTGGGCTCCGATGGATTTCAATGCGATTGAAAAGGAATTTGTTGGTGATCCGAAGGCTCATCGCGAGTGGCTGTGGACGCACATGAAGGACGTGCTTCCGGCCACGTCCGAATTTGTCACCGAGTGGGACACGATCAATCACATTATCGGTTGGGGAAAACACACCTACGAAAAGGAGTATGGCGGGCCAGAGATCTACGCCGAAATCATGGCCGAAGCCCGACGATTGGCACCCAATGCGACCCACGCCATCAATGAAGGGAAAATTCTTCCGGATGGTTACAAACGTGAACCCTATAAGCACATCATTCGCTTTCTGAACGAACAGGGCCAGCCAGCGGATATTGTCGGGTTCATGGCGCACTTTGATTCCACCACGCTGACACCGCCCGAAGAGTTATTGCAAGTCTATGACGAATTCGCCGAAATTGCACCGCGTCTGCAGCTTAGTGAGTTTGACGTCGATGCCGGGGATGACGAACAATTGCAGGCCGACTATTTTCGTGACGTGATGATTGCAACGTTTAGTCATCCTAATTTTGAAGCGATCGTGCAGTGGGGGTTTTGGGAGAAGATGCACTGGAAGCCTGCTGCAGCCCTGTGGCGTGCAGATTGGACGATCAAGCCGGCGGGCGAGGTGTTCGTCGATTTGGTTGCGAATCAGTGGTGGACTGACGAAGTGAGCCAAACCGACAACGATGGCAAGAGCCAGCTACGCGGTTTTTTGGGAGACTATGAGATCACGGTCGAGAAAGATGGAGTGACCAAGAAAGTCAACGCAACACTCACCGCGGATGGGACTGCAGTGCAAGTACATCTTCCATCGCCCTCAAAACCCTAG
- a CDS encoding sulfatase — protein MTKKTFALIACLALAAFQMFDINRVDGANEQASERANEQANEGRSDASPMNVLILYADDWRHDTLGVAGNPVVKTPNLDQLASQGVRFTQNCVTTSICGVSRASLFTGQWMSRHGNLSFKPWKTDWSETYPGLLRENGYYVGHVGKWHNGKLPAERFDFSRSYYGTHWITKPDGSKIHVTQKNENDAMDFLNSRPADKPFCLTVAFFATHAEDSHPQQFLPQPESMPLYQDITIPVPVNATQESFERLPDFVGNEKNEGRNRWHWRFDTPEKYQTMMKNYYRLATEVDTACGRILNELKKQRVAENTLVIFTTDNGYYHAEHGLADKWYPHQESIRVPLIIRDPRMPQQAVGQTNDEFTLNVDLAPTILAAAGIKAPETMQGTDIAPLYLSKSKPAWRDEFFYEHPMLRSTDFIPASEALVRKDWKYFYWPEFDREQLFNLKNDPIEENDLAANPEHAAQLSEMRARFAELKAAAQ, from the coding sequence ATGACCAAGAAAACCTTTGCCCTGATCGCGTGTCTGGCCCTTGCCGCATTCCAAATGTTCGACATCAACCGAGTCGATGGGGCGAACGAGCAGGCGAGCGAACGGGCGAACGAGCAGGCGAATGAGGGCCGCTCCGATGCATCGCCGATGAATGTCCTAATTCTGTATGCCGATGATTGGCGGCATGACACATTGGGAGTCGCTGGCAATCCGGTCGTCAAGACGCCGAACCTTGATCAGCTCGCGAGCCAGGGGGTGCGATTCACTCAGAATTGCGTCACCACCTCGATTTGTGGAGTCAGCCGCGCGTCGTTGTTCACGGGACAATGGATGTCGCGACATGGCAACCTGTCATTTAAACCGTGGAAGACCGATTGGTCCGAAACGTATCCGGGGTTGCTGCGTGAGAACGGCTATTACGTTGGGCACGTCGGAAAATGGCACAACGGGAAACTTCCGGCCGAACGTTTTGACTTCAGCCGCTCCTACTATGGAACCCACTGGATCACCAAGCCCGACGGTTCAAAGATCCACGTGACCCAGAAGAACGAAAATGACGCGATGGATTTCCTGAACAGTCGGCCTGCCGACAAACCGTTCTGTCTGACCGTTGCGTTTTTCGCCACGCACGCCGAGGACTCTCACCCTCAGCAGTTCCTGCCACAACCCGAAAGCATGCCGTTGTATCAGGACATCACGATTCCAGTGCCAGTCAATGCGACCCAAGAGTCGTTTGAACGGTTGCCGGACTTCGTGGGCAATGAAAAGAATGAGGGACGCAACCGTTGGCATTGGCGTTTTGATACTCCGGAAAAGTATCAGACGATGATGAAGAACTACTATCGATTGGCCACCGAGGTCGATACGGCGTGCGGCCGAATTTTGAATGAACTGAAGAAACAGAGAGTTGCTGAGAACACGCTGGTGATCTTTACGACTGACAATGGTTATTACCATGCCGAACACGGCTTGGCGGACAAATGGTACCCACACCAGGAAAGTATTCGCGTTCCATTGATCATCCGTGATCCGCGTATGCCTCAGCAAGCAGTCGGACAAACCAACGATGAATTCACGCTCAATGTCGATCTTGCTCCGACCATCCTTGCTGCTGCCGGGATCAAGGCTCCTGAAACGATGCAAGGAACGGACATCGCGCCGCTGTATCTTTCCAAGTCAAAGCCCGCGTGGCGTGACGAGTTCTTCTACGAACATCCAATGCTGCGGAGCACCGATTTCATCCCGGCTTCGGAAGCATTGGTTCGCAAGGATTGGAAGTATTTTTATTGGCCAGAATTTGACCGCGAGCAATTGTTCAATCTGAAGAACGATCCGATCGAAGAGAACGATCTCGCCGCCAACCCAGAACATGCGGCCCAGCTGAGCGAGATGCGAGCACGATTTGCCGAACTCAAGGCGGCCGCCCAATAA
- a CDS encoding DUF1501 domain-containing protein: MHLSDNLETLGNRRRFLTNAGMGLGTAAMASLLGQPRLATAATANSTANVPPGCHFAPKAKRVIFLFMAGAPSQIDLFDPKPGLKKQFNKPLPPSVSMGQRVTAMTKGKEQLIMPSPFKFSRKGESGLWMSELLPHLSTQVDKLCFIDSMNTDAINHDPGKTSFCTGSEIPGKPSMGAWLSYGLGSLNKDLPDYVVMPSAYWSGKVNVQALYARLWGSGFLPSKHQGTSFQTTGDPVLFLSNPTGVDAGIRRRMLDSLGQLNQKHFAEIGDPEIETTIAQQEMAFRMQTSVPELTDISDETQETLAMYGPEVSNPGSYARNCLLARRMAERDVRFIQLFHRGWDHHTRLPINLRGQCQDVDQPTTALLRDLEQHGLLDDTLVVFAGEFGRTVYCQGELDPETYGRDHHPRCFTALLAGGGVKGGMRHGVTDDFSYNVVSDGVHVRDLHATMLHLLGVDHKRLTFPFQGLDQKLTGVEPSRVVKEIIA, encoded by the coding sequence ATGCACCTTTCCGACAACTTGGAAACGCTGGGCAATCGTCGTCGGTTCCTGACCAATGCAGGAATGGGACTGGGTACCGCCGCGATGGCATCGCTTTTGGGCCAACCTCGCCTCGCCACGGCTGCAACGGCCAATTCCACTGCGAATGTTCCGCCCGGTTGCCATTTTGCCCCCAAGGCAAAACGGGTCATCTTTTTGTTCATGGCCGGTGCGCCAAGTCAAATCGATTTGTTCGACCCCAAGCCGGGACTTAAAAAGCAATTCAACAAACCGCTGCCCCCCTCGGTCAGCATGGGGCAACGCGTGACCGCGATGACCAAGGGCAAAGAACAATTGATCATGCCCAGCCCTTTCAAATTCTCGCGAAAAGGCGAAAGCGGATTGTGGATGAGTGAATTGCTGCCGCACTTGTCCACTCAGGTCGACAAGTTGTGTTTTATTGATTCGATGAATACCGACGCGATCAATCATGACCCCGGCAAGACGTCGTTCTGCACCGGTTCAGAGATCCCCGGCAAACCCAGCATGGGAGCATGGCTTAGCTACGGACTCGGCTCGCTTAACAAAGACCTGCCGGACTACGTCGTGATGCCGTCGGCTTATTGGAGTGGCAAGGTCAACGTACAAGCTCTGTACGCACGACTTTGGGGCAGCGGCTTCTTGCCATCGAAACATCAAGGGACGAGTTTTCAGACGACCGGCGATCCGGTCTTGTTTCTTTCCAATCCAACCGGTGTCGATGCAGGAATCCGGCGACGAATGCTCGATTCATTGGGGCAACTGAATCAAAAGCACTTTGCTGAGATCGGAGATCCCGAAATTGAAACCACCATCGCACAGCAAGAAATGGCGTTCCGAATGCAAACGTCGGTTCCCGAACTGACCGACATCTCCGACGAGACACAGGAAACGTTGGCGATGTATGGGCCAGAGGTTAGCAATCCCGGTTCCTACGCACGAAATTGTTTGTTGGCACGGCGGATGGCCGAACGTGATGTGCGTTTCATCCAACTGTTCCATCGCGGTTGGGATCACCATACCCGATTGCCCATTAACCTTCGCGGACAATGCCAGGACGTCGATCAGCCGACGACGGCGTTGCTACGTGACTTAGAACAGCACGGATTGCTCGACGATACTCTTGTCGTGTTTGCGGGTGAGTTCGGACGAACCGTTTACTGCCAAGGCGAGCTGGATCCGGAAACCTATGGCCGCGATCACCACCCACGCTGTTTCACCGCTTTGCTGGCTGGCGGTGGCGTCAAAGGCGGTATGCGTCACGGCGTCACCGATGACTTCAGCTACAACGTCGTTTCCGATGGCGTCCATGTTCGTGACCTACATGCAACCATGCTGCATCTGCTGGGCGTGGATCACAAACGTCTGACTTTCCCATTTCAAGGACTCGACCAAAAGTTGACCGGCGTCGAGCCGAGCCGCGTGGTCAAGGAAATCATCGCGTAG
- a CDS encoding PSD1 and planctomycete cytochrome C domain-containing protein, whose amino-acid sequence MPTADVSFNQDIRPLLSSRCFACHGPDPESREAGLRLDQAHGDEGAIGIAIEPGSIDDSELWNRITTDDESMRMPPADSHLKPFSKKEQQLIRAWIESGANYEDFWAFAPPQRPKTPVVKDKHWSEQPIDLFVLRKLEANGLSPAEEADPRTLVRRVTFDLTGLPPSRDEVRHFAEAYRKSPEIAWEQLVDDLIARPQFGEHMARYWLDLVRFADTNGMHKDFYRNHVAYRDWVIRAFNENLRYDDFLRYQLAGDLYPEPSKDQWIASGFHRLHLIIDRGTALPEESHVKNVLDRVTSVGTAFMGLTVQCAQCHDHKFDPITQKDFFALYGFFNNIDADPETNPRKTVAGLQEPIVRFPTKEQQRELDRLDAQLAQSNDQLQRLTASIESMAMQTKSKASLDAKNRENAVGIEPNADEPAKPEDGKQEDGALAKLKKEQTVLEKRIKELNLQRDAIERSVEKVMVMKEREDVRETFVLIRGQYDAPGEKVDRDVPGFLPPLKKSSQVASRMDLAEWFVAPENPLTARVAVNRFWQSFFGVGLVKTSEDFGNQGEVPSHPELLDELAVSFVKSGWDVKALVKQIAMSKTYRQASHGSPEQFKADPENRLLARGPRYRLDAEMIRDQILMTSGLLSTKMHGPSVKPPQPDGLWEAVSMTGERYVPDSGESIYRRSIYTFWKRAMPPPQMTILNAPIRDACIARRERTNTPSQALLLLNESEYLLAARHLAQTTLAEPRKQRLQFAWETVTAKLPDEQEREIIENLLIDLTHYYQQHPDLANDLCRDLTLDTAKAKAELAAWTVICNTLYNLDITKTKD is encoded by the coding sequence ATGCCAACCGCGGATGTCTCGTTCAATCAAGACATCCGTCCGTTGCTTTCGTCACGATGTTTCGCCTGCCACGGTCCTGATCCCGAGTCTCGCGAAGCAGGCCTACGGTTGGATCAAGCACATGGCGACGAAGGGGCAATCGGCATCGCGATTGAACCCGGATCGATCGACGATAGCGAACTATGGAACCGGATCACCACGGACGATGAGTCGATGCGAATGCCACCAGCGGACTCGCATCTAAAGCCGTTTTCGAAGAAGGAACAGCAACTCATTCGTGCCTGGATCGAATCGGGTGCCAACTACGAAGATTTTTGGGCATTTGCGCCGCCTCAAAGACCGAAGACGCCAGTCGTCAAAGACAAGCATTGGAGCGAGCAACCGATCGACCTGTTTGTGCTTCGCAAACTCGAAGCAAATGGCTTGTCGCCTGCCGAAGAGGCCGATCCACGCACGCTGGTTCGCCGCGTCACATTCGATTTGACTGGATTACCGCCCTCGCGCGACGAGGTCCGTCATTTTGCCGAAGCGTACAGGAAATCTCCCGAGATCGCTTGGGAGCAACTTGTCGACGATTTGATCGCTCGCCCGCAATTTGGCGAACACATGGCTCGCTATTGGTTGGATCTAGTCCGCTTTGCCGACACCAACGGGATGCACAAGGATTTCTATCGCAACCACGTCGCCTATCGTGATTGGGTCATCCGAGCGTTCAACGAAAACCTTCGCTATGACGATTTCCTTCGCTACCAATTAGCTGGCGACCTGTACCCAGAACCGAGCAAGGATCAGTGGATCGCTTCTGGATTCCACCGATTGCATCTGATTATCGACCGAGGCACCGCGCTGCCCGAAGAAAGCCATGTAAAAAACGTCTTAGATCGTGTCACCTCGGTTGGAACCGCATTCATGGGGCTGACGGTGCAATGTGCCCAGTGCCATGACCACAAGTTTGACCCGATCACGCAAAAGGATTTTTTCGCGCTGTACGGTTTCTTTAACAACATCGACGCGGACCCCGAGACCAACCCACGAAAAACCGTCGCAGGATTGCAGGAACCGATTGTTCGTTTTCCCACCAAAGAACAGCAAAGGGAATTGGACCGCTTGGACGCTCAACTTGCCCAGTCTAACGATCAGCTTCAGCGATTGACGGCCTCCATTGAATCGATGGCCATGCAAACGAAAAGCAAAGCATCCTTAGACGCAAAAAACAGGGAAAACGCAGTCGGTATAGAGCCGAACGCTGATGAACCCGCCAAGCCGGAAGACGGCAAGCAGGAAGACGGCGCTCTGGCCAAGCTAAAGAAAGAGCAAACTGTATTAGAAAAAAGAATCAAAGAGCTGAACCTTCAACGCGATGCCATCGAGCGATCGGTGGAAAAGGTCATGGTGATGAAGGAACGCGAAGACGTCCGAGAGACCTTTGTTCTGATTCGAGGACAGTACGATGCTCCCGGCGAAAAAGTCGATCGAGACGTTCCCGGGTTCTTGCCGCCGCTAAAGAAATCGTCGCAAGTCGCTTCCCGAATGGATTTGGCGGAATGGTTCGTGGCTCCCGAGAACCCGCTTACCGCTCGCGTCGCCGTCAATCGTTTCTGGCAATCGTTCTTCGGTGTCGGTCTGGTCAAGACGTCGGAAGACTTTGGCAATCAGGGCGAGGTGCCGAGTCATCCTGAGTTGCTTGACGAATTGGCGGTCTCGTTCGTCAAATCGGGATGGGACGTAAAGGCCCTTGTCAAACAAATCGCGATGTCGAAGACCTACCGGCAAGCCTCGCATGGCTCACCCGAGCAGTTCAAGGCTGACCCCGAAAATCGGCTATTGGCCCGCGGACCTCGTTATCGTTTGGATGCGGAGATGATCCGCGACCAAATTTTGATGACCAGCGGTTTGCTGTCCACCAAGATGCATGGTCCGAGTGTGAAACCACCCCAGCCCGATGGATTGTGGGAGGCCGTTTCGATGACGGGTGAGCGATATGTACCCGATTCCGGCGAGTCGATCTATCGTCGCAGCATCTACACGTTCTGGAAACGAGCGATGCCGCCACCGCAAATGACGATTCTAAACGCTCCCATTCGCGATGCCTGTATCGCGCGGCGTGAGCGGACCAACACACCGTCGCAAGCATTGTTGCTACTGAATGAAAGCGAATATTTGCTGGCCGCACGTCACTTGGCGCAGACAACGCTTGCCGAACCGCGCAAACAGCGGCTGCAGTTTGCTTGGGAAACGGTCACCGCAAAACTGCCCGACGAGCAAGAGCGTGAGATCATCGAAAACTTGTTGATTGATTTGACACATTACTATCAGCAACATCCTGATTTGGCGAACGACCTTTGTCGCGATCTGACTCTCGACACTGCGAAAGCGAAGGCGGAACTGGCTGCCTGGACCGTCATTTGCAACACGCTGTACAACCTCGACATCACCAAAACCAAGGACTAA
- a CDS encoding sulfatase, whose translation MNRFSVFFFCLSFALTSPLDAAKPNVIIILADDLGIVDVNAYATKFTGTDPSQMYYETPNLDRLTKEGLAFSQAYACHLCSPARASLLTGKYAARTGFTTAVGGNVRTFYNQAIEPPQGYVAQDALVWEDKIDIQQALLNGTTRDALASGQPSDNGQDETTIAEAMPEHDAAFIGKWHVGGHGSQGWQPSDQGFEEISYLDEGGSPYFNWRGIWDSGQKLHPKTPQAKLLRGKSGGNLGQEYLTDELTEHAINYLRHQADSQATNGKPFFLHFCHFAVHTPFQGRADDVAHFENKATRGWNGHDNAIYAAMLKRLDVSVGRILDTLEATGLDENTLVVFMSDNGGVMYTDPLATNNAPFKGGKGTHFEGGIRVPLVIRWKGHVDGNRWCNVPVDCNDIFPTVLDLAGYDLSKHIQPGGIDGCTIAPLLDDPANAKRGYTRDTFYQHYPLNVIVKNPEDGLPSAPSSAIRRGDWKLIFDWSGALRLYNIAKDPYEQNELSAAMPEKARELFVQLNDWIDTNVDVKYTPAINPDYDPSKEARERPFVDLRRKYLGDDRAIRTIEDDPRFKLIPAAVKTSK comes from the coding sequence ATGAATCGATTTTCCGTTTTCTTCTTCTGTCTTAGCTTTGCGTTGACTTCTCCGCTCGATGCCGCAAAACCCAATGTGATCATCATCCTCGCAGACGATTTAGGCATCGTCGATGTGAATGCCTACGCGACAAAGTTCACGGGGACCGATCCTTCGCAAATGTACTACGAAACGCCGAACCTGGATCGATTGACCAAGGAAGGACTTGCGTTCTCGCAGGCGTACGCTTGCCATCTGTGTTCACCGGCACGGGCTAGTCTATTGACAGGCAAATACGCAGCACGCACCGGATTCACCACCGCAGTCGGTGGTAACGTGCGAACATTCTACAACCAAGCGATCGAGCCACCGCAAGGTTACGTTGCTCAGGACGCGTTGGTCTGGGAAGACAAAATCGACATTCAACAAGCGTTGCTCAACGGCACTACCCGCGATGCACTGGCGTCAGGCCAACCGTCGGACAATGGACAAGATGAAACAACGATCGCCGAAGCGATGCCCGAACATGACGCTGCTTTTATCGGTAAATGGCATGTCGGTGGTCATGGATCGCAGGGCTGGCAACCGTCAGATCAAGGTTTTGAAGAAATCTCGTATCTCGACGAAGGTGGATCGCCCTACTTCAATTGGCGAGGCATTTGGGATAGCGGACAAAAACTGCACCCCAAGACACCGCAAGCGAAATTGTTGCGTGGGAAATCGGGCGGAAACCTTGGGCAAGAATACCTCACCGATGAATTGACCGAGCATGCAATCAATTACTTGCGTCATCAAGCCGATTCGCAAGCGACAAACGGCAAGCCCTTCTTTCTGCACTTCTGTCACTTTGCGGTTCACACTCCGTTTCAAGGACGTGCCGACGATGTCGCCCACTTTGAAAACAAAGCGACACGCGGTTGGAACGGACATGACAATGCCATCTATGCGGCGATGCTAAAACGATTGGATGTCTCGGTCGGTCGGATTCTCGATACGCTTGAAGCAACCGGGCTGGACGAAAACACCTTGGTTGTCTTCATGAGTGACAACGGCGGAGTGATGTACACCGATCCGCTCGCGACCAACAACGCTCCGTTCAAGGGAGGCAAAGGGACGCATTTCGAAGGCGGCATTCGCGTGCCTCTGGTGATTCGCTGGAAAGGTCACGTCGACGGCAACCGCTGGTGCAATGTTCCGGTCGATTGCAACGACATCTTTCCGACGGTCTTGGATTTGGCTGGCTATGATCTTTCCAAACATATCCAACCGGGCGGAATCGATGGATGCACTATCGCTCCGCTACTTGACGACCCCGCCAATGCGAAACGTGGATACACTCGCGATACCTTCTATCAGCACTATCCTCTGAACGTGATCGTCAAAAATCCCGAAGATGGATTACCGTCGGCTCCTTCGTCCGCCATCCGCAGAGGGGATTGGAAATTGATTTTCGATTGGTCCGGTGCGCTGCGGCTGTACAATATTGCGAAGGACCCCTACGAGCAGAACGAATTGTCCGCGGCAATGCCTGAGAAGGCTCGAGAGTTATTCGTGCAATTGAATGATTGGATTGATACGAACGTCGACGTGAAATACACACCGGCCATCAATCCCGATTACGATCCATCCAAGGAGGCTCGCGAACGACCGTTTGTGGACCTACGACGCAAGTACTTGGGCGACGATCGAGCGATTCGCACAATCGAAGACGATCCGAGGTTCAAGCTGATTCCCGCTGCGGTCAAAACATCGAAATAG